The Tripterygium wilfordii isolate XIE 37 chromosome 18, ASM1340144v1, whole genome shotgun sequence nucleotide sequence aaataagtttatcaaacataaacacaaatccaaaacagttatcaactaaatatatatgtatttatcaacctaaaagtaatacagttatcaatgaaaagtaatacagttatcaacgtAAAAGTAATACAGCTATCAACGACAAAGTAATAAAGTTATCAACCTAAAAGTAAgacagttatcaacgaaaaagtaatacagttatcaatgACAAAGTAATAAAGTTATCAACCTAAATAAAAGCAGTTATCAACGTAAAAGTGATAcagttatcaatgaaaaaggtACAAACTTTCATGAACAATACAACACCTTTCTACATGTACTGGAAAACTAATAACAACCAATATGCAtgtctttaccaacgaaacccaacaccctataacatatatgttacacgCATGACTGTTTTACTAACATCTTCCAAAAATCTCATACATATGAAcgaatattcaaacaaaaataacgtaAACCAGCACCATCAATCCATGAAATGAGACTAACCTTAGTTGCGTTCATTGTTGTTGTTCGTTGgtaaaaaaccagaagaaattcCAACAAAGTGGTACGTCTCGAaagaacgaagaagatgaagatgtgaGAGACAATTTTTTACCTTGCTCGTGTGTGAAGACAAAGAAGATGAAAGGACGAGTATAACGCAAATCGAGACGGTTACTGTTTGTTTTGCAGAGTTTTGAACCATACAAGGGTAATTTTGTCTTTTCAAGTGTCAAAAGGGTTAGATTTTAAAGTTTTAAAAAGAAGggttatatttcaaaattgtttATTACCGGgggtcatttttcaataaaatcctTCAATTTATCccatttgaattaattcaaatttaaacataagttatatgtttaaaattaggatccaaacagaaaatttttatttagtttAAAATCGCGTTCAATCCGAAtctaaacaaataaattttgtaTAATTGACTTATCTAGACTCTAATCCGGATTAATTTATTATCCGATTATTCGttcgaatttaaaccaatccaaatttgattaattaaatatgtttgaaatacaatctaaattaaaatataaatatataaatattatgtaAACACATATTATTATCGGACCTAAATCGATTTTTTCTCATCCTTAATTGTCTTGCAAACTATGCAGATTTATTTCATTTGAAACTTCCACCCTCTCCAATACTCTCTAAACGACACTGTAAAAAAAAACCTCTAAACTATGTCGTTTCTTTCAATCAATATGACACCCTTAGATGAAATAAATAAGGTAGGGACTATTTGCACTCTCCATTCCCTCATCCCCCAACCACCCCCCTTAGCCATCCCGAGTTTTTGGCCAATGAACTCCAGTCGGGCATCTCGGTGTCAGTTCCAGTCGGTCAAGAGTTAGGTCAGGTTCGTCTTTGGGCGATGAAttcgttggtggtggtggttcacCGTTTTGTCGCCGGATTCAACCGGAACGGAGCTTTTTCTTCACTATGGCCGTGAGTTTCCAAGGACGATTCCGGAGGCTACGGGCGACGGTTTGAGGCAaggttggttgggttatgcttGTGAGGATCGAGAGAAGCTTCTCGATATGTTAGTGGTCGGAAATGGTGGCCGAAATCGGAGCTTTTTCTTCACTATGGTCGCGAGCTTCCAAAGACGATTTCAGAGGTTATGGGCCACGATTTGAGGCGAGGTTGAttgggttatgctcgtgagGGTTGAGAGAAGCTTTTTGGTATGTCGTGGCCAGAATAAGCATGGCAATGGTGGCCGGTGTTGGTGAGTATGAGAGGAGAGAGATTTGGGGTGTGAATGAATTTATTAAAGACGTGTTTTGTAGTTGGGAAAATGGGGGTATCAATGGGAAAATGGGAGTGCAAATAATTCCCAACATAAATAAATAGTTGAGATGTTTCGTCGTTAAGAGCACGAAACATCCTCAAATTGGAAACCCATTGCGTAAAGGATTCTCTCCATTTTCTCCAGTTTGTGAGTCGCCATGAAACTGAGGATTAGATCTCTGGAATCTAAGGAAACTACCCGAGTAGAAATCGCCAATTCGAGTTCTTTACTGGAACTGAAACAATCAGTTTCTCGCGCCGTCTCCGCTTCTGCGGCATCGGCGCTCCATCTTTCTCTCAACAGGAAGGACGAGCTCCTCCCTTCGTCTTCTCAAGACACGCTGCAGTCCCTTGGCATCACCTCCGGTGACCTTATTTATTATTCTCTCGATCCGACCGCTTTTTCTTCCCAAACCCTAGGCGCTGGTTCGAGTTCCAGCTCATCCGCGCAACAAGAAGGTACTATCAATCCTGTCAATTCTGAAGGAATAAGCTCCATAGAATCTGAGAATTTGCAAGAACCTAAAATTTTTGGTCAAACTATGCCCGAACAAAGGACGGTTAGTCCAGAATCCGGGGTTTCTCGGGAAATTCTTGCTGCGGGTGTGACTGTCCAAAATCAAGAAAACCCTAATGAAGAGATAGGTGGAATGGAGGTAATATCTGATACAGATGGAATGGATGTTGTATCTGATATGGAGGGAATGGATGTTGACGATGGGTTAGTGAATTTGGCTGGTAAGAGGTTATCAGAACCATACTATTTGAGGAGGGTGTTGAGGGAGGAGTTAGGAGATGATGATAGTCATCGAAAGCTGTTGGTGGTTGCAGTACATGCGGTTTTCATGGAGGCTGGTTTTGTTGGCTTTGATCCAGTATCTGGGATGCGGGTTGATGGGTTTAGTCTTTCAGAAGGGTGGCCTTCTAATACTTATTCTATGTCTCTTTGGTATACTTTGCCTGAACTTTTGCCTAATGAGTCCAATAGTATGCCTGAATCTGTCGAATTAAAGTTCCAGAGCATGGGACATTTTATGAATGTTCATGGGTCTTTGTCTAAAGGCAGTGGATCAAGGTTGTGTCGCGTGTGTTTGAATGAAGCAAGATTTGCACCAATTCTAGGTTTGGTCCGTGCACATCTGGGTAAGGACATGAATGATCAATATCCTGAAAAAGAAGTATTTGAATTTTGGAAGATTGTGAAAGATGGGCTTGCATTGCCATTGTTGATCTGTCTCTGTGATCAGAGTGGTTTGGTTCTTCCAGCATGCTTGATGCGCCTACCAACTGAGCTAAAGCTCAGGATTTTGGAACTCCTTCCTGGAGTTGACATTGCGAGAACAGGCTGTGTTTGCCCTGAGATGCATTATCTGTCATCAAACAATGATTTATGGAAGCAGAAGTTTGAGGAAGAGTTTGGAAAGGAGGAGGCAGGGGTGGTAATAGGCCCGTGGAAAAAGAAGTTTGCTTCCGCTTGGGTGGATAAAAAGAAGCAGCAAAGGAGGAAACAAATCCTCCGTCCTCACATAGACAGGCCCTTTATTCACCAAATAATTCGGAGGCGCCCTGATCCGTTTGCAAATTTTCCTCCAGTGATAGGGGATGTCAATTTTCCTTCAGGCATGGGGGATTTCTATTTTCCTCCAGGGATAGGGGATTACCGGGTTGGCCTACCTCATGGTATCCACCCTTCTCCTTTTGAGCCCCCTCGTCGAGTCTTTCCAAGAACCCAAGGAAGGCGGAATTTCTCACCTGATTGTAATCTGGGTGGTGATCCTTTTAACTAGCTTTGAGTGCTGAAGGCAGACTATTTGGGAGGCATCTTGAAATGGTTCACACATAGTGTGCATATAATAGTTATGGCCGAATGGATGTTGTTTGGGTCCGACTTTAATGCAAGGCAATAAGATCCATACTGTTGTTTTCTTTCCCCCTAAACACAGTTTATAAATAGTTGTTATGATGCTTATGTTGCCTTAAGCATAAGTTCCAGCTGCTCTTATTGGTGTGTCTGTTTCATTTCGAGATGATTTAAATTTGAGTTTATTAGATATTGGAGTTTGCTGTACAGAATTCTATTTTACTGGTTTTGAACAGCAGGTTCGAATTTGTTCTTCCCTTTAACTTGAGAATGTTGGAGCATTAAATGTTATTATTACAATAGCAGATGatgctttttgttttttgaattagCAGGTGTAGTTAGTGAGTTGTTTCTTAGGTTGTGAAGGTGAAAGAAGTGTAAATGCAGGTGCGGtgaagtggaattttttttaaaaaaaaatagtttgaagTAGTTGGAGTTAAAGAAAGTACGATTCTAAATGGTATAAATGGCAAAAATGATTACGCATAGTGAATTCTCTGTTGATTttttcataaactcatgtagtaGATCCCACGAACTAAAGTGTTCTGCCATCTTTTTGTGAGATAACAATGGAGGTCCCTTTTAAGCCCCAACTATTTATGAACGCCAAAAATTCCTCTTATGGTTGCAGCAGGAACCCAAGTGAGAATCCCTCTCCTAGGCAAAGGAACCCACTTTTGGTTTTGCTTATTGTGCATCATGGGGGAATGTACAGCTTCCTTTACCCCATCCTTTTTTAAGGACTCCCTTGAGTACCTTCTAATGCAGATTTGGACTGATAATTTTCTTGATGATGATAATAGATAATGTTTAAAGGACTCCCTTGAGAATCTCAATCTGTATACCAGCATgagattttcttttcattataaATTTCTAACTATTTTTGTTAGGATCATAacatctttcaaaaaatatGACTAGTACTACATTTTAGTTGATgagacaaaacaaatataaatagGATCATAcaatctttcaaaaaatatgAACAGTGCTACATTTTAATTGATGAGGTGAAT carries:
- the LOC119983975 gene encoding F-box protein SKIP22-like, which encodes MKLRIRSLESKETTRVEIANSSSLLELKQSVSRAVSASAASALHLSLNRKDELLPSSSQDTLQSLGITSGDLIYYSLDPTAFSSQTLGAGSSSSSSAQQEGTINPVNSEGISSIESENLQEPKIFGQTMPEQRTVSPESGVSREILAAGVTVQNQENPNEEIGGMEVISDTDGMDVVSDMEGMDVDDGLVNLAGKRLSEPYYLRRVLREELGDDDSHRKLLVVAVHAVFMEAGFVGFDPVSGMRVDGFSLSEGWPSNTYSMSLWYTLPELLPNESNSMPESVELKFQSMGHFMNVHGSLSKGSGSRLCRVCLNEARFAPILGLVRAHLGKDMNDQYPEKEVFEFWKIVKDGLALPLLICLCDQSGLVLPACLMRLPTELKLRILELLPGVDIARTGCVCPEMHYLSSNNDLWKQKFEEEFGKEEAGVVIGPWKKKFASAWVDKKKQQRRKQILRPHIDRPFIHQIIRRRPDPFANFPPVIGDVNFPSGMGDFYFPPGIGDYRVGLPHGIHPSPFEPPRRVFPRTQGRRNFSPDCNLGGDPFN